One Citricoccus sp. K5 DNA window includes the following coding sequences:
- a CDS encoding 4-hydroxy-3-methylbut-2-enyl diphosphate reductase, with protein sequence MSAVLSAAAPSAAAATPAPTAGSPVAIGLPQVPRARRTREDVEAAAVVSGDKKVMLAAPRGYCAGVDRAVIAVEKALAHHGAPVYVRKEIVHNRHVVDTLEQQGVVFVEELDEVPEGALTVFSAHGVSPAVVNEAAERNLQTIDATCPLVTKVHREAVRFAKQNRSILLIGHEGHEEVEGTYGEAPEHTTIINNPEEARAVEVEDPDNLIWLSQTTLSVDETLEIVSILRERFPNLQDPPSDDICYATSNRQAAIKKISPSCDLVIVVGSANSSNSVRLKEVAVEYGAQRAERVDFANQVDESWFEGVATVGLSSGASVPEVLVQDVLTLLAEYGYGSVEEVVTAEEDIIFSLPKELRAEMKKVGDNDRSLGGRRTNTAH encoded by the coding sequence ATGTCCGCCGTTCTCTCAGCAGCCGCTCCCTCAGCAGCCGCTGCCACCCCCGCCCCCACCGCCGGTTCGCCGGTCGCCATCGGGTTGCCCCAGGTACCCCGTGCCCGCCGCACCCGCGAGGATGTGGAGGCCGCCGCCGTCGTGAGCGGGGACAAGAAGGTCATGCTGGCCGCGCCGCGCGGCTATTGCGCGGGTGTGGACCGCGCCGTCATCGCCGTGGAGAAGGCCCTCGCGCACCACGGGGCGCCCGTCTACGTGCGCAAGGAGATCGTCCACAACCGGCACGTGGTGGACACCCTCGAGCAGCAGGGCGTGGTCTTCGTAGAGGAACTGGACGAGGTGCCGGAGGGCGCGCTGACCGTGTTCTCCGCCCACGGGGTGTCCCCGGCCGTCGTCAACGAGGCCGCTGAGCGCAACCTCCAGACCATCGACGCCACCTGCCCGCTGGTCACCAAGGTGCACCGCGAGGCGGTCCGGTTCGCCAAGCAGAACCGCAGCATCCTGCTGATCGGCCACGAGGGCCACGAAGAGGTCGAGGGCACCTACGGTGAGGCTCCAGAGCACACCACCATCATCAACAATCCGGAGGAGGCCCGGGCCGTTGAGGTGGAGGATCCGGACAATCTCATCTGGCTGTCCCAGACGACCCTGAGCGTGGACGAGACCCTAGAGATCGTCTCCATCCTGCGCGAGCGGTTCCCGAACCTGCAGGACCCGCCCTCGGATGACATCTGCTACGCGACCTCCAACCGCCAGGCCGCCATCAAGAAGATCTCACCGTCCTGCGATCTCGTGATCGTGGTCGGCTCCGCGAACTCCTCGAACTCCGTGCGCCTCAAGGAAGTGGCCGTGGAGTACGGGGCACAGCGTGCTGAGCGCGTGGACTTCGCCAACCAGGTGGACGAGTCCTGGTTCGAGGGCGTGGCCACCGTCGGCCTGTCCTCCGGGGCCTCCGTCCCGGAGGTACTGGTGCAGGACGTGCTCACGTTGCTCGCCGAGTACGGCTATGGCTCCGTGGAGGAGGTCGTCACGGCCGAGGAGGACATCATCTTCTCGCTGCCCAAGGAGCTCCGCGCCGAGATGAAGAAGGTCGGGGACAACGACCGCTCCCTCGGCGGTCGCCGTACCAACACCGCCCACTGA